A single region of the Pontibacter kalidii genome encodes:
- a CDS encoding YciI-like protein: protein MYYILFYKTTEDYLEKRGAYRPEHLNLINKAHANGDLVMAGALAEPADSAVFIFKGDNTQAAEAFANNDPYVKNGLIVEWQVRPWNVVAGGE, encoded by the coding sequence ATGTACTACATCCTTTTTTACAAAACCACCGAAGACTACCTCGAAAAGCGCGGCGCTTACCGCCCCGAACACCTGAACCTGATCAACAAAGCCCATGCAAATGGCGACCTGGTGATGGCCGGTGCCCTGGCCGAGCCTGCCGACAGCGCCGTATTTATCTTTAAAGGTGATAACACCCAAGCGGCCGAGGCCTTTGCCAACAACGACCCCTATGTAAAGAATGGGTTGATTGTAGAGTGGCAGGTGCGCCCCTGGAACGTGGTAGCCGGCGGCGAGTAA
- a CDS encoding M48 family metallopeptidase, with the protein MSSSFLRLTSVNLHIDGIGKVLFERSDKAKRLSISVRPLKGVRVAVPPHISFEKAEQLIYTKADWIKEHQTRMQQQEQQVTVYDHNSEFSTKYHALRLLTHARYDMRCVIQNGHINVFYPAFKEVNDPDVQKFIRKSIEEAYRKEAKQYLPERVAYFADKFGFEYQSVFIKNAKSRWGSCSHTNNINLNLHLMRLPDALCDYVILHELAHTVEKNHGPRFWSLLDSVCGNARALDKKLKAYRISIF; encoded by the coding sequence GTGTCTTCATCATTCTTACGTCTTACTTCCGTCAACCTACACATCGACGGGATCGGAAAGGTGCTGTTTGAGCGGAGCGACAAAGCTAAGCGACTAAGCATCAGCGTTCGGCCCCTGAAGGGGGTGCGGGTAGCGGTGCCGCCGCACATCAGCTTTGAGAAAGCAGAACAGCTCATCTACACCAAGGCCGACTGGATTAAAGAGCATCAGACGCGCATGCAGCAGCAGGAGCAGCAGGTAACCGTGTATGACCACAACAGTGAATTCAGCACCAAGTACCACGCACTGCGGTTGCTCACCCATGCCCGCTACGACATGCGCTGCGTTATCCAGAACGGCCACATCAATGTATTTTATCCGGCTTTCAAGGAGGTCAACGACCCGGACGTGCAGAAATTTATCCGCAAGTCCATTGAGGAGGCTTACCGCAAGGAGGCCAAGCAGTACCTGCCGGAGCGCGTGGCCTACTTCGCCGACAAGTTTGGGTTTGAGTACCAGAGCGTGTTCATTAAGAACGCCAAAAGCCGTTGGGGCAGCTGCTCGCACACCAACAACATTAACCTGAACCTGCACCTGATGCGCCTGCCCGACGCTCTCTGCGACTATGTGATCCTGCATGAGCTGGCGCACACGGTAGAGAAAAACCACGGCCCGCGCTTCTGGTCTTTGCTGGACAGTGTCTGTGGCAACGCCAGAGCCCTTGACAAAAAACTGAAAGCCTACAGAATCTCCATTTTCTAA
- a CDS encoding sulfurtransferase, whose translation MKPIIKPQELVTLIQNEAPILVDARSGPTARDKYKTGHLQGAQFVDLESDLATPPANAAEGGRHPLPDAAIFAKFLGQLGIQPDSHVVVYDDVSGANAAARFWWMLRAIGHKKVQVLDGGYDAAVAAGISVNSQSEQPTPQPPYPQKGWQLPTATVEEIEKAVQHPDSLVIDVRAAARFRGEVEPIDLVAGHIPGAVNIPYTSNLDSNGFYLPQKELRSKYEAALGNRKPAEVMVHCGSGVTACHTLLAMDYAGMEMPKLYVGSWSEWSRSGREVATGEE comes from the coding sequence ATGAAACCTATCATCAAACCACAGGAATTAGTTACCCTCATCCAAAACGAAGCACCCATACTTGTAGACGCCCGCTCCGGCCCAACCGCCCGCGACAAGTATAAGACCGGGCACTTACAGGGCGCGCAATTTGTAGACCTGGAGAGCGACCTGGCTACCCCTCCGGCCAACGCCGCCGAGGGCGGCAGGCATCCGCTGCCGGATGCTGCCATCTTTGCCAAGTTTCTGGGGCAGCTTGGTATACAGCCCGATAGCCATGTGGTGGTGTATGATGATGTGAGCGGAGCCAACGCCGCCGCGCGTTTCTGGTGGATGCTACGGGCCATAGGCCATAAGAAAGTGCAGGTGCTGGATGGCGGTTACGATGCCGCCGTGGCAGCCGGTATTTCGGTCAACAGCCAATCGGAGCAGCCTACGCCACAGCCGCCTTACCCGCAAAAAGGCTGGCAGCTGCCTACAGCAACCGTTGAGGAAATAGAAAAAGCAGTGCAGCACCCCGACAGCCTGGTGATAGACGTGCGTGCCGCCGCGCGCTTCCGTGGCGAGGTGGAACCAATTGATCTGGTGGCGGGCCATATTCCGGGTGCGGTAAATATCCCCTATACCTCCAATCTCGACAGCAACGGCTTTTACCTGCCGCAGAAGGAGCTACGCAGCAAGTATGAAGCGGCACTTGGCAACCGGAAACCGGCGGAGGTGATGGTGCATTGCGGCTCCGGCGTTACGGCTTGCCATACCTTACTGGCCATGGATTATGCCGGCATGGAGATGCCAAAACTATATGTTGGCTCCTGGAGCGAGTGGTCCAGGAGTGGGCGTGAGGTTGCCACTGGCGAGGAATAA
- a CDS encoding YkvA family protein, protein MTDNKEPEGKKVAESPIFKKLLEKAEAYLKHPSEVARLISETLKKATAKKGVGAIAGEVWENLQLLTRMLKAASSGEYKGIPTATLVGGVAVLIYFLMPIDIIPDVIPVIGLLDDASLLAWFMASIKTELDKFKEWEATRPIRVAPKEAEHHTPEKHDADISFGTPKYSDRSAGDIQTESKPGY, encoded by the coding sequence ATGACAGATAACAAAGAACCGGAAGGCAAAAAGGTTGCCGAGAGCCCCATTTTCAAGAAGTTACTGGAGAAGGCAGAGGCCTACCTGAAGCACCCCTCGGAGGTGGCCAGGCTGATTAGCGAGACCCTGAAGAAGGCCACCGCCAAGAAAGGCGTGGGCGCCATAGCCGGCGAAGTATGGGAGAATCTGCAGCTGCTCACGCGCATGCTCAAAGCCGCCAGCTCCGGCGAGTACAAGGGCATCCCCACCGCTACACTGGTTGGCGGCGTGGCCGTACTCATTTATTTCCTAATGCCGATAGATATCATTCCGGACGTGATTCCGGTGATTGGCCTGCTGGACGACGCCAGCCTGCTAGCCTGGTTCATGGCAAGTATAAAAACTGAGCTCGATAAGTTTAAGGAGTGGGAGGCCACCCGCCCGATAAGGGTAGCCCCGAAAGAAGCGGAGCACCACACGCCCGAGAAGCACGACGCCGACATCTCGTTCGGCACGCCTAAGTATAGCGACCGCTCCGCCGGCGATATCCAGACCGAATCTAAACCAGGATACTAA
- a CDS encoding C40 family peptidase, with protein MKKATILSALAILSLVLSYFYEVAPTGEPAPEQVSLVTPYAINTPEDMLRAIEWHQPLPAEEPREEYYVKSLGLRFRNPDYRELVEAASKWIGTPYRYGSSSKRGTDCSGFVTSLYQEVYGINLSRSSRSMFQDVARVQKDSVRTGDIVFFRRSAKSPISHVGIYLKNNKFIHSSTSKGVMVSSLSEPYFRKRYFAAGRVN; from the coding sequence ATGAAAAAAGCAACCATACTAAGTGCTCTGGCGATCCTGTCGCTGGTGCTTTCCTACTTTTACGAGGTGGCCCCAACCGGCGAGCCCGCCCCGGAGCAGGTCAGCCTGGTAACGCCTTACGCCATCAACACGCCCGAAGACATGCTACGGGCGATAGAATGGCACCAGCCGCTGCCAGCCGAAGAACCCCGCGAGGAGTATTACGTAAAATCGCTGGGCCTCCGGTTCCGGAACCCCGATTACCGCGAGCTGGTAGAGGCCGCCTCTAAGTGGATAGGCACCCCTTACCGCTACGGCAGCAGCAGCAAGCGCGGCACCGACTGCTCCGGCTTCGTTACCAGCCTGTACCAGGAAGTATACGGCATCAACCTCAGCCGCAGTTCCCGCTCCATGTTCCAGGATGTGGCCCGTGTACAGAAAGACAGCGTGCGTACCGGCGACATTGTGTTCTTCCGTCGCAGCGCCAAAAGCCCGATCTCCCATGTGGGCATCTATCTGAAAAACAACAAGTTCATCCACTCCTCCACCAGCAAGGGCGTTATGGTTAGCTCGCTTTCGGAGCCATACTTCCGCAAACGCTACTTCGCCGCCGGCCGGGTAAATTAA
- a CDS encoding efflux RND transporter permease subunit, translated as MKEFKPTSWSIDNKTSIYIITIIISLAGIFSYVNLQKENFPDIVIPTMFVSTIYQGTSPSDMENLVTRPIEKEIKAISGVKKVTSNSMQDFSMIVVEFNTDVEVSDAKQQVKDAVDKARTDLPTDLTREPDVQEVNFSEFPIMYVNVSGNYSLDQLKDYAEELQDRFEAFPEITRVDMVGALDKEVQVNVDLYKMQAAQVTFNDISAAIARENMTISGGNVTVGEAKRSVRVVGQYTDPEKIGDIVLQSLGGANIKLRDIAEVKEGFEEQESYARLGNEPVITLNVIKRSGENLIEASDKVRETIEEMQGSALPADLNITLTGDQSKMTRHTLNDLLNTIVIGFVLVTLILMFFMGTTNAIFVGLSVPISMFLAFILMPTFGFSLNMIVLFSFLLALGIVVDDAIVVIENTHRIYHTSNLSIMKSAKVAAGEVFVPVLAGTLTTVAPFLPLAFWPGVVGKFMFFLPITLIVTLVSSLLVAFIINPVFAVSFMKKHDAEPAASRGSKRFWILTGIGFAVATVGYISGWYGTANLVLLLVLLVLLNKFVLNSLIARFQERVLPRFMSGYERLLRWMLVGWRPVGVFVGTVLLLFFSVIITFLFPPKVDFFPSGDPNFVYTYINMPIGTDQAVTDSVTKIVEKRIYSVIGEDNPDVESVISNVAIGAGDENDRSTTAQSHKGKVTVAFVEYKDRAGEKSTTDYLTGIREAVKGIPGVDITVDKEQNGPPVGKPISIEIAGEDFEDLIALSKQVEQYLDQQQIGGIEELRSDLEDSKPEIVVNIDRDRANREGISTGQIGQEVRTAIFGTEASKFKLDEEEYPIQVRYAKPYRENIDALMDMRITYRDMNSGLIRQIPLSSVATLEYTNTYGGIKRKNLKRVVTLESNVLDGYNANEVVQQIQQSLQQLETPEGYGISMGGEQEEQQETANFLLIALVAAFCIIFLILVTQFNSVSKPFIILSEVLFSIIGVLLGFTIFGMDMSIVMTGVGIVALAGIVVKNGILIVEFTDMLIGEGRELKEAIVEAGKTRLNPVLLTATATILGLIPLAIGLNLNFYTLFTEFEAGFFLGGDSVAFWGPLAWTIIFGLGFATIVTLLIVPVMYLLNEKLKDRVIGRKKRHVLRLQQQEEQKVNGKVREYTL; from the coding sequence ATGAAAGAGTTTAAGCCAACCAGTTGGTCGATCGATAACAAGACCAGTATCTATATCATCACCATCATCATCTCACTGGCGGGTATTTTCTCCTATGTTAACCTGCAGAAAGAGAACTTCCCGGACATCGTGATCCCGACGATGTTTGTGAGCACGATTTACCAGGGCACCTCGCCGTCGGATATGGAGAACCTGGTGACGCGCCCGATCGAGAAGGAGATAAAGGCCATCTCCGGGGTGAAGAAGGTGACTTCCAACTCCATGCAGGACTTCTCCATGATCGTGGTGGAGTTTAACACGGACGTAGAAGTGTCGGATGCGAAGCAGCAGGTGAAGGATGCCGTGGACAAGGCCCGCACCGACCTGCCCACCGACCTCACCCGTGAGCCGGACGTGCAGGAGGTGAACTTCTCGGAGTTCCCGATCATGTACGTGAACGTGTCGGGTAACTATAGCCTGGACCAGCTGAAAGATTATGCCGAGGAGCTGCAGGACCGCTTTGAGGCCTTCCCGGAGATTACGCGCGTGGACATGGTGGGTGCCCTGGACAAGGAGGTGCAGGTAAACGTAGACCTTTACAAAATGCAGGCTGCCCAGGTGACTTTTAACGATATCTCCGCGGCCATTGCGCGTGAGAACATGACCATCTCAGGTGGTAACGTTACCGTGGGCGAGGCTAAGCGCTCGGTGCGCGTGGTAGGGCAGTATACCGACCCGGAGAAGATCGGCGATATCGTGCTGCAGTCGCTGGGTGGTGCCAACATTAAGCTGAGAGACATTGCCGAGGTGAAGGAAGGCTTTGAGGAGCAGGAGAGCTACGCGCGCCTGGGCAACGAGCCGGTGATCACGCTTAACGTCATCAAGCGCAGTGGCGAGAACCTGATCGAGGCCTCCGATAAGGTGCGCGAGACGATCGAGGAAATGCAGGGCTCCGCGCTGCCGGCCGATCTCAACATCACCCTCACCGGTGACCAGTCCAAGATGACGCGCCATACGTTGAACGACCTGCTTAACACCATCGTCATCGGCTTTGTGCTGGTAACCCTCATCCTGATGTTCTTCATGGGAACCACCAACGCCATATTCGTGGGCCTGTCGGTACCGATCTCCATGTTCCTAGCCTTTATCCTGATGCCCACGTTTGGCTTCTCACTGAACATGATCGTGCTGTTCTCGTTCCTGCTGGCTCTGGGTATAGTGGTGGACGATGCCATTGTAGTGATTGAGAACACGCACCGCATTTACCATACCTCTAACCTGAGCATCATGAAATCGGCGAAGGTGGCCGCCGGTGAAGTGTTTGTGCCGGTGCTGGCCGGCACACTGACTACCGTGGCGCCGTTCCTGCCGCTTGCCTTCTGGCCGGGCGTAGTGGGCAAGTTCATGTTCTTCCTGCCGATCACGCTCATCGTTACCCTGGTGTCGTCGTTGCTGGTGGCCTTTATCATCAACCCGGTTTTTGCCGTGTCTTTTATGAAGAAGCACGATGCGGAGCCGGCCGCGTCGCGCGGCAGCAAGCGTTTCTGGATACTGACGGGTATTGGCTTTGCCGTGGCTACTGTAGGTTATATTTCGGGCTGGTATGGCACGGCTAACCTGGTGCTGCTGCTGGTGCTGCTGGTGTTGCTGAACAAGTTTGTGCTCAATAGCCTGATCGCCCGGTTCCAGGAGCGGGTGCTGCCGCGCTTTATGTCGGGTTACGAAAGGCTGCTGCGCTGGATGCTGGTGGGCTGGCGGCCGGTAGGCGTGTTTGTGGGGACGGTTCTCCTGCTGTTCTTTTCTGTCATCATAACCTTCCTGTTTCCGCCTAAGGTAGACTTCTTCCCGAGCGGCGACCCGAACTTTGTCTATACTTACATCAACATGCCGATCGGTACCGACCAGGCTGTGACGGACTCAGTGACGAAGATCGTGGAGAAGCGGATTTACAGCGTGATAGGAGAAGATAATCCCGATGTAGAGTCCGTTATCTCGAACGTGGCCATCGGCGCCGGAGACGAGAATGATCGCTCCACCACGGCACAATCTCACAAGGGAAAGGTTACCGTTGCCTTTGTGGAGTATAAAGACCGGGCGGGCGAGAAATCGACCACCGATTACCTGACCGGCATACGCGAAGCCGTGAAAGGCATACCGGGGGTAGATATTACGGTGGATAAGGAGCAGAATGGCCCGCCGGTGGGCAAGCCGATCTCCATCGAGATTGCCGGAGAGGACTTTGAGGACCTGATCGCGCTCTCGAAGCAGGTGGAGCAGTACCTGGACCAGCAGCAGATTGGCGGCATAGAGGAACTTCGCTCCGACCTGGAGGACAGCAAGCCGGAGATCGTGGTGAATATAGACCGTGACCGTGCTAACCGTGAGGGCATCAGCACTGGCCAGATTGGGCAGGAGGTGCGCACGGCTATTTTCGGTACCGAGGCCTCTAAGTTTAAGCTGGATGAGGAGGAGTACCCGATACAGGTGCGCTACGCCAAGCCGTACCGCGAGAACATCGATGCCCTGATGGATATGCGCATCACGTACCGCGACATGAATTCCGGCCTCATCCGTCAGATCCCGCTCTCGTCGGTGGCGACGCTGGAGTATACGAACACGTATGGCGGCATCAAGCGCAAGAACCTGAAGCGCGTGGTAACGCTGGAGTCTAACGTGCTGGATGGCTACAACGCCAACGAGGTGGTGCAGCAGATACAGCAGTCGCTGCAGCAGCTGGAGACGCCGGAGGGCTACGGGATAAGTATGGGGGGCGAGCAGGAGGAGCAGCAGGAAACGGCAAACTTTCTGCTGATCGCGCTGGTAGCGGCTTTCTGCATCATCTTTCTGATACTGGTCACGCAGTTTAACTCAGTATCGAAGCCGTTCATCATCCTCTCGGAGGTGCTCTTCTCGATCATCGGGGTGCTGCTAGGCTTTACCATCTTCGGCATGGATATGTCCATCGTGATGACCGGGGTGGGCATTGTGGCGCTGGCCGGCATCGTGGTGAAGAACGGTATACTTATTGTGGAGTTTACGGACATGCTGATCGGCGAGGGCCGGGAGCTGAAAGAGGCCATCGTAGAAGCCGGTAAAACGCGCCTGAACCCGGTGCTGCTGACAGCCACGGCCACCATACTTGGCCTGATTCCGCTGGCAATTGGCTTAAACCTTAACTTCTATACTTTGTTTACGGAGTTTGAGGCGGGCTTCTTCCTGGGCGGCGACAGTGTGGCGTTCTGGGGCCCGCTGGCCTGGACCATCATTTTTGGCCTGGGCTTTGCTACCATCGTAACCCTGCTGATCGTGCCGGTGATGTACCTGCTGAACGAGAAGCTGAAAGACAGAGTGATCGGAAGAAAAAAACGCCATGTGCTCAGGCTGCAACAGCAGGAGGAGCAGAAGGTGAACGGAAAAGTTAGAGAATACACATTATAA
- a CDS encoding acyl carrier protein, with translation MLITDTAIEKEVIRIISKTKEITPDRLWADRLLKDFGFDTVDVVDIILELEKIFKITIPDEVPIDTVGDFVEFVATHTIKKTTS, from the coding sequence ATGCTTATAACAGATACCGCTATTGAGAAGGAAGTGATCCGTATCATTAGCAAGACCAAAGAGATTACACCGGACCGCTTGTGGGCAGACAGACTGCTGAAGGATTTCGGCTTCGACACTGTAGACGTAGTGGACATTATCCTGGAGTTGGAGAAGATCTTCAAGATCACCATACCGGATGAGGTGCCGATAGATACCGTGGGCGACTTTGTTGAATTTGTGGCGACCCACACGATAAAGAAAACTACCAGCTGA
- a CDS encoding efflux RND transporter periplasmic adaptor subunit, protein MNRIIAIAAFACILGLASCGGADDKKAQLEDLKAQQAKLQEQIGALEADLKAEGKAVAVQQKTVPVSVTALAQDTFRHYLQVQGRVDFTQNVLVSPKVPGVLTSVRVERGDRVSKGQTMATIDAQVLEQNIAEVKTRLDLARVAYEKQKNLWDQKIGTEMQYLTAKNNKEALERGLAALQQQRDQYNIKAPISGVVDEVRPNAGEAVSPGMGIIRVVNLQGGKIVAEVSEAYQDKISKGDEAVVYFPDLKKEVQTSVEVVSSFIDPTSRTFTVELRLKRDAAIALRPNMVAVVRIQDYKNEGVLTLPVNLVQRDEKSSYVYVAQKKGNEYVATRKEIETGLSYGGKVEVLRGLAAEDKVITAGYQSVNEGQPVVFAESSLTQK, encoded by the coding sequence ATGAACCGAATTATAGCAATAGCAGCCTTTGCCTGTATACTTGGCCTCGCCTCCTGCGGCGGTGCCGATGATAAAAAAGCCCAGTTAGAAGACCTGAAGGCCCAGCAGGCCAAGCTGCAGGAGCAGATCGGAGCGCTGGAGGCAGATCTGAAAGCGGAGGGCAAGGCGGTGGCCGTGCAGCAAAAAACCGTGCCGGTATCGGTAACGGCGCTGGCTCAGGATACTTTCCGCCACTACCTGCAGGTGCAGGGCCGGGTAGACTTTACGCAGAACGTGCTGGTGAGTCCCAAAGTACCGGGCGTACTCACGAGCGTGCGCGTAGAGCGCGGCGACCGCGTGTCGAAGGGGCAGACCATGGCCACTATTGATGCGCAGGTGCTGGAGCAGAATATCGCTGAGGTGAAGACCCGCCTCGACCTGGCCCGCGTGGCCTACGAGAAGCAGAAGAACCTCTGGGACCAGAAAATAGGCACCGAGATGCAGTACCTCACGGCCAAGAACAACAAGGAGGCCCTGGAACGCGGCCTGGCGGCTTTGCAGCAGCAGCGCGACCAGTACAACATCAAAGCGCCTATCAGCGGCGTGGTGGATGAGGTGAGACCGAATGCCGGAGAGGCCGTGTCGCCGGGCATGGGCATTATCCGGGTGGTAAACCTGCAGGGCGGCAAGATCGTGGCCGAGGTATCGGAGGCCTACCAGGACAAGATCAGCAAAGGCGATGAGGCCGTGGTATACTTCCCGGACCTGAAGAAGGAAGTGCAGACGAGCGTGGAGGTGGTGAGCAGCTTTATCGACCCGACCAGCCGCACCTTTACGGTGGAGCTGCGCCTGAAGCGTGACGCAGCTATTGCGCTGCGCCCCAACATGGTGGCCGTGGTGCGCATCCAGGACTATAAAAACGAGGGAGTGCTGACGCTGCCGGTGAACCTGGTGCAGCGAGACGAGAAATCAAGCTATGTGTACGTGGCCCAGAAAAAAGGCAATGAGTACGTAGCTACCCGCAAGGAGATAGAGACAGGCCTGAGCTACGGTGGTAAAGTGGAGGTGCTGCGTGGCCTTGCGGCGGAAGACAAGGTGATCACGGCAGGCTACCAGAGCGTGAATGAGGGGCAGCCGGTGGTGTTTGCTGAGAGCAGCCTCACGCAGAAGTAA
- a CDS encoding PepSY-associated TM helix domain-containing protein → MKKYTLRNLFNDVHLWLGIASGLVLFVVCLTGTIYTFREEVEELMAPEKYTVEVPANAQPMATNALIAQLEQELKGRVVSISIPEDKASTYSISVAPAAAAGAKKGEGSAKGGEKGKGQGGGKPATYFVNPYTGAVVGTPESATAEFFTTVMKMHRWLLLGDSVGRVIVGAATIIFTFLVLTGLVLWFPVKRKNWKQGLKIKTNAKWKRVNHDLHNTLGFYSSILLLIMALTGLCWSFEWYRNGLSEVMGAEVFKGRKEKPATIAAAPTTATPEDYIAQASLLLPYAGDLRVSLPADDTTAVVIQKSQTGFFALAASDKVQLNKHTAEPLKVEKFSDKPLNEQIVGLIKPLHLGNVYGTFSKILYFIACLVATSLPITGTLIWINKLRKKKKPGKVIRTTAHATLAS, encoded by the coding sequence ATGAAAAAGTATACTTTAAGAAACCTGTTTAATGATGTGCACCTGTGGCTGGGCATTGCCAGCGGCCTAGTACTGTTTGTAGTATGCCTCACGGGCACGATTTATACTTTCCGGGAGGAAGTGGAGGAACTGATGGCCCCTGAGAAGTATACCGTGGAAGTGCCGGCCAACGCGCAGCCTATGGCTACCAACGCCCTTATTGCGCAGCTGGAGCAGGAGCTGAAAGGGCGGGTGGTAAGTATAAGCATACCCGAGGATAAGGCCAGCACCTATAGTATAAGCGTGGCCCCCGCCGCCGCAGCGGGCGCTAAAAAAGGCGAAGGCAGCGCAAAGGGCGGAGAAAAAGGGAAAGGTCAAGGTGGCGGCAAACCAGCTACCTACTTTGTTAACCCTTACACCGGCGCGGTAGTCGGCACTCCCGAGAGCGCCACGGCAGAGTTCTTCACAACCGTGATGAAGATGCACCGCTGGCTGCTGTTAGGCGATAGTGTGGGCCGTGTGATAGTGGGCGCCGCCACGATCATTTTTACATTTCTGGTGCTGACAGGGCTGGTGCTGTGGTTCCCCGTGAAGCGCAAGAACTGGAAACAAGGGCTCAAGATCAAGACCAACGCCAAGTGGAAACGTGTTAACCACGACCTGCACAACACATTGGGCTTCTACTCCTCCATCCTGCTGCTGATCATGGCGCTTACCGGCCTTTGCTGGTCGTTTGAGTGGTACCGCAATGGACTGAGCGAAGTGATGGGCGCCGAGGTGTTTAAAGGCCGTAAAGAGAAGCCTGCCACTATTGCCGCTGCACCAACCACAGCTACACCGGAAGATTATATAGCACAGGCTAGCCTGCTGCTACCCTACGCCGGCGACCTGCGCGTATCGCTGCCAGCCGATGACACCACCGCCGTTGTGATCCAGAAAAGCCAGACCGGATTTTTTGCCCTGGCCGCCTCCGATAAAGTACAGCTGAACAAACACACCGCCGAGCCGCTGAAAGTAGAGAAGTTCTCCGATAAGCCGCTAAACGAACAAATTGTAGGGCTGATAAAGCCGCTGCACCTGGGCAACGTATATGGCACTTTTTCCAAGATCTTATACTTCATCGCCTGTCTTGTGGCCACCAGCCTGCCGATTACCGGAACGCTGATCTGGATTAACAAGCTCCGCAAAAAGAAGAAACCCGGAAAAGTTATCCGCACTACGGCGCATGCCACCTTAGCCAGCTAA
- a CDS encoding nitrilase family protein encodes MEKIKISTAQFENRSADKAYNLLVIEKLSRKASLEGSQVIAFHECSITGYTFARHLSKEQLLDVAEFIPDGESVRRLTEIAGKYNIVILAGLFEKDEADNIFKAYVCVDKNGLVAKYRKLHPFINPHITPGDQYCVFELFGWKCGILICYDNNIIENVRATTLLGADIIFMPHVTMCTPSARPGAGFVAPELWENRETDPTSLRLEFDGMKGRDWLMKWLPARAYDNAIYAVFSNPIGMDDDQLKNGCSMIIDPFGDVLGECRTLGDDLVTVTLTPEKLTQAGGYRYLKARRPELYKDIIGQVHHPEQKVAWLHDNKKQ; translated from the coding sequence ATGGAAAAGATAAAAATTTCAACTGCTCAGTTTGAGAATAGAAGTGCTGATAAAGCCTATAACCTTTTAGTCATCGAAAAGCTCTCCAGAAAAGCTTCCTTAGAAGGCTCCCAGGTGATTGCCTTTCACGAATGCTCTATTACCGGCTATACCTTTGCCCGCCATTTATCGAAGGAACAACTGCTGGATGTTGCTGAATTTATACCTGATGGCGAAAGCGTGCGCAGGCTGACCGAAATAGCCGGGAAGTACAATATTGTTATTCTGGCCGGTCTTTTTGAGAAAGATGAAGCGGATAACATTTTCAAGGCTTATGTCTGTGTGGATAAAAATGGCCTGGTAGCTAAGTATAGAAAGCTCCACCCCTTCATCAACCCACATATTACTCCGGGTGATCAGTACTGCGTTTTCGAGCTTTTTGGCTGGAAGTGCGGCATCCTGATCTGTTACGACAATAACATCATTGAAAACGTGAGGGCCACTACCCTGTTGGGTGCTGATATTATTTTTATGCCTCATGTAACGATGTGTACCCCATCCGCCCGACCGGGAGCAGGCTTTGTAGCACCAGAACTTTGGGAAAACAGGGAGACGGACCCTACCTCCTTGCGCCTGGAATTTGATGGCATGAAAGGCCGCGACTGGTTAATGAAATGGCTGCCGGCTAGGGCTTACGACAATGCTATTTATGCTGTTTTTTCGAATCCCATAGGCATGGATGACGACCAGTTGAAAAACGGCTGTTCTATGATCATCGATCCTTTTGGGGATGTATTGGGAGAGTGCCGCACTTTGGGAGATGATTTGGTAACAGTGACCTTAACGCCTGAAAAACTGACGCAGGCTGGCGGGTACAGATACCTAAAAGCCAGACGGCCGGAGCTATATAAAGACATCATTGGCCAGGTCCATCATCCGGAACAAAAAGTAGCCTGGTTGCATGATAACAAAAAACAGTAA